The Hyalangium minutum genome has a segment encoding these proteins:
- a CDS encoding PilZ domain-containing protein, with product MSINGWLQEFRALHKRARAKQLKEDEKPLYLQAREQFARALTAAQGMTLKPGEMARQTFRVAQAMQIELSLSVGIVRAMTLDVSKGGFSVVLGKPPADNEMVGYTLRMPDGADPIIGRAKVVASRKQIGNYRLSFAFQGMSEYDQERLETVLFDAALSRIPG from the coding sequence ATGAGCATCAATGGATGGCTCCAAGAGTTCCGAGCGCTCCACAAGCGGGCACGGGCGAAGCAACTGAAGGAAGACGAGAAGCCGCTCTACCTCCAGGCACGTGAGCAGTTCGCGCGAGCGCTGACAGCGGCGCAGGGGATGACGCTCAAGCCGGGGGAGATGGCGCGCCAGACGTTCCGCGTCGCGCAGGCGATGCAGATCGAGCTGAGCTTGAGCGTGGGCATCGTACGAGCCATGACGCTGGACGTGTCGAAGGGAGGCTTCTCGGTGGTGCTGGGCAAGCCGCCCGCGGACAACGAGATGGTGGGCTACACGCTGAGGATGCCGGACGGAGCGGACCCCATCATCGGCCGGGCCAAGGTGGTCGCCTCGAGGAAGCAGATCGGCAACTACCGGTTGTCGTTCGCGTTCCAGGGCATGTCCGAGTACGACCAGGAGCGGCTGGAGACGGTGCTGTTCGACGCAGCCCTCTCGCGCATCCCGGGCTGA
- a CDS encoding DUF819 family protein codes for MTVIQVLFCILFPAAAIWAGERFRAAKFLGPVTLCYVAGVLVANLPGVRLAEGASMRVSEVAVPLAIPLLLFSSDVRQWPRLARSLLISFALACVAAVVAAGFIGWFFRGETDEWWKIAGMLVGVYVGGTVNMAAIGGVLETKSETFVLLNTADLAAGGLYLIFLLTFAQRLLLRFMPPFTAAPHPEPFEHPGEGLGTWTRHHLRDMGLGFGLAVAIAAVAVGGTLLAFGKLEASPALLGITSLGIAASLFPRVRRLQGAYELGEYLLLIFCVAMGSLADLRMLSGGSVTLFVYVWAVMGLAIVLHVTASALLRIDADSTLICSTATIYGPAQIGPVAAAMKNRALVGPGLTLGLAGIALGNYLGLLTAWGLRWLAGGG; via the coding sequence ATGACGGTCATCCAGGTGCTGTTCTGCATCCTCTTCCCGGCGGCGGCCATCTGGGCAGGCGAGCGCTTCCGGGCGGCGAAGTTCCTCGGGCCGGTGACGCTCTGCTACGTGGCGGGCGTCCTGGTGGCGAACCTCCCGGGGGTGCGGCTGGCCGAGGGCGCCTCCATGCGCGTGAGCGAGGTGGCGGTGCCGCTGGCCATCCCCCTGCTGCTCTTCTCCTCGGACGTGCGCCAGTGGCCGAGGCTCGCGCGCTCACTGCTCATCTCGTTTGCGCTGGCGTGTGTCGCGGCGGTGGTGGCTGCGGGATTCATCGGCTGGTTCTTCCGAGGTGAGACGGACGAGTGGTGGAAGATCGCCGGCATGCTCGTGGGTGTGTACGTGGGCGGGACGGTCAACATGGCCGCCATCGGCGGGGTGCTGGAGACGAAGAGCGAGACCTTCGTTCTGCTCAACACGGCGGACCTGGCCGCGGGCGGCCTCTACCTCATCTTCCTGCTCACCTTTGCGCAGCGGCTGTTGCTGCGCTTCATGCCGCCCTTCACCGCCGCCCCGCACCCCGAGCCCTTCGAGCACCCAGGCGAGGGGCTCGGCACGTGGACCCGGCACCACCTCCGCGACATGGGGCTGGGCTTCGGGCTCGCGGTGGCCATCGCGGCGGTGGCGGTTGGCGGGACGCTGCTCGCGTTCGGAAAGCTGGAGGCCAGCCCCGCGCTGCTGGGCATCACCAGCCTGGGCATCGCCGCCTCGCTCTTTCCTCGCGTGCGCCGGCTCCAGGGCGCCTACGAGCTGGGCGAGTACCTGCTGCTCATCTTCTGCGTGGCCATGGGCTCGCTGGCCGACTTGAGGATGCTCAGCGGAGGCAGCGTGACGCTGTTCGTCTACGTGTGGGCGGTGATGGGGCTGGCCATCGTCCTCCATGTCACCGCCTCTGCGCTGCTGCGTATCGATGCGGACAGCACCCTCATCTGCTCCACCGCCACCATCTATGGACCCGCGCAGATCGGCCCTGTTGCGGCGGCCATGAAAAATCGAGCCCTCGTCGGCCCCGGGTTGACCCTGGGGCTCGCAGGGATTGCCCTGGGCAATTACCTGGGGTTGCTGACGGCCTGGGGCCTGCGCTGGCTCGCGGGTGGGGGCTGA
- a CDS encoding pyridoxal phosphate-dependent decarboxylase family protein, with the protein MPKSLPKTKRTKDNVLAELRGLRSADAQWKEGRTFSLVYYVDDEHSRLLKEAYGEFMAENGLSPLAFPSLRRMEAEVVSMAAGLFHGDDDVAGTMTTGGTESIMMAVKTAREWARKEKGIARPEIIAPLTVHPAFEKAAHYFDVEIRHAAPGPDFRVDVREVERLITPNTALIVGSAPPYPHGVVDPITELAALAQSRGLLCHVDACLGGFFLPFAKQLGRDIPPFDFEVPGVTSLSADLHKYGYAAKGASVVLYRNRELRRHQFFTYSEWPGGLYISPSMTGTRPGGAIAAAWAVMHYLGEEGYLDHARRILATTDKLLAGIRAIPGLRVLGAPHAGVFAFTSDSVNVYELGDAMEGRGWKLDRQQNPPALHCMITPAHERVADTLLADLRECASKLAAGEPAPEGSAAMYGMVGAIPDRQQVDGFLLDFLDGVFDRG; encoded by the coding sequence ATGCCGAAGTCACTGCCGAAGACGAAGCGGACGAAGGACAACGTGCTCGCGGAGCTGCGGGGGCTGCGCTCCGCGGACGCGCAGTGGAAGGAAGGCCGCACGTTCAGTCTCGTTTACTACGTGGATGACGAACACTCCCGGTTGCTCAAGGAGGCCTACGGCGAGTTCATGGCCGAGAACGGCCTGTCACCCCTGGCCTTCCCCTCGCTGCGCCGCATGGAGGCCGAGGTGGTCTCCATGGCCGCCGGGCTCTTCCACGGCGATGACGACGTGGCCGGCACGATGACCACGGGTGGCACCGAGAGCATCATGATGGCGGTGAAGACCGCCCGCGAGTGGGCCCGCAAGGAGAAGGGCATCGCCCGGCCGGAGATCATCGCTCCCCTCACGGTCCACCCGGCCTTCGAGAAGGCCGCGCACTACTTCGACGTGGAGATCCGCCACGCGGCCCCGGGGCCGGACTTCCGGGTGGACGTGCGCGAGGTGGAGCGGCTCATCACCCCGAACACGGCACTCATCGTCGGCAGCGCGCCGCCGTATCCGCATGGCGTGGTGGACCCCATCACCGAGCTGGCCGCGCTGGCGCAGTCACGGGGGCTGCTGTGCCACGTGGACGCATGCCTGGGTGGCTTTTTTCTCCCGTTCGCCAAGCAGCTCGGCCGTGACATTCCCCCGTTTGATTTCGAGGTGCCGGGCGTCACGTCGCTGTCCGCGGACCTTCACAAGTACGGCTACGCGGCGAAGGGGGCCTCCGTGGTGCTGTACCGGAACCGCGAGCTGCGGCGGCACCAGTTCTTCACGTACTCGGAGTGGCCCGGAGGGCTGTACATCTCGCCCTCCATGACGGGCACGCGGCCCGGTGGCGCCATTGCCGCAGCGTGGGCGGTGATGCACTACCTGGGCGAGGAGGGCTACCTCGACCACGCGCGCCGCATCCTCGCCACTACGGACAAGCTCCTCGCGGGCATCCGTGCCATTCCTGGCCTGCGCGTGCTCGGCGCGCCGCATGCGGGGGTGTTCGCGTTCACCTCGGACTCGGTCAACGTGTACGAGCTGGGCGACGCGATGGAGGGTCGCGGCTGGAAGCTGGACCGGCAGCAGAACCCTCCCGCCCTGCACTGCATGATCACCCCCGCGCATGAGCGCGTCGCGGACACGCTGCTGGCGGACCTGCGCGAGTGCGCCTCGAAGCTTGCGGCGGGCGAGCCCGCGCCCGAGGGCAGCGCGGCGATGTATGGCATGGTTGGCGCCATCCCGGATCGCCAGCAGGTGGACGGCTTCCTCTTGGACTTCCTCGACGGGGTGTTCGATCGCGGGTGA
- a CDS encoding peptidoglycan-binding protein: MVAPISSNRTAALTAASRTTMPTVREGSNGPAVRELQTLLKSKGFNPGPVDGAFGPKTKAAVLAFQRAQGISVDGVVGPQTWGKLKGAGGPAPSPNPTPGPAAKGTAEDFVQKALAQRGDRYVFGAETNLNDKNPDTFDCSELVQWAAHQAGVTVPDGTMNQVPFFRQKGTEVSVDQALKTRGALLFRPGHVAISLGDGRTIEARGSAYGVNIFSAQGRGWTSGALIPGLKY, encoded by the coding sequence ATGGTTGCTCCTATCTCTTCGAACCGGACCGCGGCGCTGACGGCCGCCTCCCGTACGACGATGCCCACCGTGCGTGAGGGCTCCAATGGCCCCGCGGTACGCGAGCTGCAGACGCTGCTGAAGTCCAAGGGCTTCAACCCCGGCCCCGTGGACGGCGCCTTCGGGCCCAAGACGAAGGCGGCGGTGCTGGCCTTCCAGCGCGCGCAGGGCATCTCCGTGGACGGCGTGGTGGGCCCCCAGACGTGGGGCAAGCTGAAGGGCGCGGGCGGCCCTGCTCCTTCGCCGAACCCCACCCCGGGCCCCGCGGCCAAGGGCACCGCCGAGGACTTCGTGCAGAAGGCCCTGGCGCAGCGCGGCGACCGCTACGTGTTCGGCGCGGAGACCAACCTGAACGACAAGAACCCGGACACGTTCGACTGCTCGGAGCTGGTGCAGTGGGCGGCGCACCAGGCGGGCGTGACCGTGCCGGACGGGACGATGAACCAGGTGCCGTTCTTCCGGCAGAAGGGCACGGAGGTCTCCGTGGATCAGGCGCTGAAGACGCGCGGGGCGCTGCTCTTCCGGCCGGGCCACGTGGCCATCAGCCTGGGCGACGGGCGCACCATCGAGGCGCGCGGCTCGGCCTATGGCGTGAACATCTTCAGCGCGCAGGGCCGCGGCTGGACGTCCGGCGCCCTCATCCCCGGGCTGAAGTACTGA
- a CDS encoding ParA family protein yields the protein MPMIAFSTIKGGVGKTTLCVHVASALADSGHRVLLMDLDPQAHASMVLGLEPAEAPCVADTFGPRPRHKLDDVVVASPKRPNLFIARAQPRMAAMERELFQWGHRLQAIPRALKTLSWTPDVIIADTPPNLGAYTEAVLHFADVVVAPVPTGAFALQGLGEIETAWRDTREEGGQLVAVVNLWDRRTTATNDAMDAALKESTVPVLRARIPRSEAINQAGLGYEVVFDTSPSAPGVEELRELAKELARRAGLR from the coding sequence ATGCCGATGATCGCGTTCTCCACCATCAAGGGCGGAGTTGGGAAGACCACCCTCTGCGTCCACGTCGCATCCGCCCTGGCGGACTCCGGGCACCGGGTGCTGTTGATGGACCTCGATCCCCAGGCGCACGCCTCCATGGTGCTGGGCCTGGAGCCCGCCGAGGCCCCCTGTGTCGCGGACACATTCGGCCCTCGGCCTCGCCACAAGCTGGACGACGTGGTGGTGGCTTCGCCCAAGCGTCCCAACCTCTTCATCGCCCGCGCTCAGCCGCGCATGGCCGCCATGGAGCGCGAGCTCTTCCAGTGGGGCCACCGCCTCCAGGCCATCCCCCGCGCTCTCAAGACGCTGAGCTGGACCCCGGACGTCATCATCGCCGACACGCCTCCGAACCTCGGCGCCTACACCGAGGCAGTGCTCCATTTCGCCGACGTCGTCGTGGCACCCGTCCCCACCGGCGCCTTCGCCCTGCAGGGCCTGGGTGAGATCGAGACCGCCTGGCGCGACACCCGGGAGGAGGGCGGCCAGCTCGTAGCCGTGGTGAACCTCTGGGACCGCCGCACCACCGCCACCAATGACGCGATGGACGCCGCGCTCAAGGAGTCCACCGTCCCGGTGCTGCGTGCCCGCATCCCGCGCTCGGAGGCCATCAACCAGGCCGGGCTCGGCTACGAGGTCGTCTTCGACACGAGCCCCAGCGCTCCCGGCGTCGAAGAGCTGCGCGAGCTGGCCAAGGAGCTGGCTCGCCGCGCCGGCCTGCGCTGA
- a CDS encoding antibiotic biosynthesis monooxygenase, whose product MSASATEPSDSEGPVTVIISRRMKPGTEAWFEEWLQGVTADAVLFPGHLGVDVIRPPNTATGDYVLVFRFETYAHLRAWDESPVRADWLRRAEPYAAGAPVVRRVTGLEYWFRPPGLRAMPPVLHRMTLVTVLCLYPLLILTVPPLRQLLQGLPELIAALLAGLLLVYLTTYALMPVLARRLSSWLFPKPPVH is encoded by the coding sequence ATGAGCGCGTCCGCCACCGAGCCCTCGGACTCCGAGGGCCCCGTCACCGTCATCATCAGCCGGCGCATGAAGCCCGGCACCGAGGCGTGGTTCGAGGAGTGGCTCCAGGGCGTCACCGCCGATGCCGTGCTCTTCCCCGGCCACCTGGGCGTCGACGTCATCCGTCCGCCGAATACCGCCACCGGGGACTATGTGCTCGTCTTCCGCTTCGAGACGTACGCGCACTTGCGCGCCTGGGACGAATCTCCTGTCCGCGCCGACTGGCTGAGGCGCGCCGAGCCCTATGCCGCCGGAGCGCCGGTCGTCCGCCGCGTCACCGGGCTCGAGTACTGGTTCCGCCCGCCCGGGCTCCGGGCGATGCCTCCCGTGCTCCACAGGATGACGTTGGTGACGGTGCTCTGCCTCTACCCGCTGCTCATCCTCACCGTGCCGCCCCTGAGGCAGTTGCTGCAGGGATTGCCCGAGCTGATCGCCGCGCTCCTCGCCGGGCTGCTCCTGGTGTACCTGACGACGTATGCGTTGATGCCGGTGCTCGCCCGGCGGCTGTCGTCCTGGCTCTTCCCGAAGCCGCCGGTACATTAG
- a CDS encoding double-CXXCG motif protein: MRFYALEQAPQPRYSGTYAYGHTWGLPGAYCPLCHINGATAGEAYPSVDLSHLPIDEQQKYMPRVEKDYAEFERLREQVRPWAPPGARLRAGAAFGPLNGSAQGEFGPLVMAYPWELLMKPEALARLQAEGMRGLKGCRTALRFRKKNPPELLEMELLSWGRFHPDCLPERPPPCPRCGIESFDLPEHPILATSTLPQNLDLFRLEWALIIGTERFVEAVQRLGLEHDLTFRELPVRGG, encoded by the coding sequence ATGAGGTTCTACGCGTTGGAACAAGCCCCACAGCCTCGCTACTCGGGCACCTATGCTTACGGGCACACGTGGGGCTTGCCCGGAGCGTACTGTCCCTTGTGCCATATCAACGGGGCAACGGCTGGGGAAGCCTACCCCTCGGTAGACCTGTCTCACTTACCGATCGACGAGCAGCAGAAGTACATGCCTCGGGTCGAGAAGGACTACGCGGAATTCGAACGGCTGCGTGAGCAGGTGCGGCCCTGGGCCCCACCTGGAGCCCGCCTCCGGGCAGGAGCAGCGTTCGGTCCCCTGAATGGCTCTGCCCAGGGAGAGTTCGGCCCGCTGGTCATGGCATACCCCTGGGAACTGCTCATGAAGCCCGAAGCTCTGGCGCGCTTGCAGGCTGAAGGGATGCGCGGGCTGAAGGGATGCCGCACGGCGCTGCGTTTTCGAAAGAAGAACCCGCCGGAGTTGCTGGAAATGGAGTTGCTGTCCTGGGGCAGGTTCCACCCGGACTGCCTGCCGGAACGGCCCCCGCCTTGCCCCAGATGTGGCATCGAGTCCTTCGATCTGCCGGAACACCCCATTCTCGCCACGTCCACCCTGCCGCAGAATCTGGACCTGTTCCGGCTTGAATGGGCGCTGATCATCGGCACCGAGCGCTTCGTGGAGGCAGTGCAGCGCTTGGGCCTCGAGCACGACCTGACCTTTCGCGAGTTGCCCGTGCGCGGGGGATGA
- a CDS encoding TIGR02269 family lipoprotein: MGRRSGRWLWLWLSCALVACATTPPSGSEHAAAEAEGPAGSFEEVCQDEHSLVAWCDDAHCGLYRCREVMAHQSVGHVVRTRGGTVALPGPPAATQRFWGSAQKLPQDSRPVFIIPWRHKPPLLPSQQQMLDEAAKERRKPHEKHHLFPQMFREWFTRRDIDIDEYVMPLEVEKHRSIHRGANGGPWNAAWAQFINQHILKPPSKEEIYRHAGQLIYEFQLFGPVMPYSKQPPLLPPGY; the protein is encoded by the coding sequence ATGGGCAGACGCTCTGGGCGGTGGCTGTGGCTCTGGCTGAGTTGTGCACTGGTGGCTTGTGCAACGACGCCCCCTTCTGGGAGCGAGCACGCGGCCGCCGAAGCGGAAGGGCCAGCAGGCTCATTCGAAGAGGTGTGCCAAGACGAGCACAGCCTGGTGGCATGGTGCGACGACGCCCACTGCGGACTGTACCGATGCCGAGAGGTGATGGCGCACCAGAGCGTTGGGCACGTGGTGCGCACCCGGGGCGGCACCGTGGCATTGCCCGGCCCACCGGCAGCCACCCAGCGCTTCTGGGGCAGCGCCCAGAAACTGCCTCAGGATTCCCGGCCCGTCTTCATCATCCCCTGGCGGCACAAGCCTCCCCTGTTACCCAGCCAGCAGCAGATGCTGGACGAGGCGGCCAAGGAACGCCGCAAGCCTCACGAGAAGCACCACCTCTTCCCTCAAATGTTCCGGGAGTGGTTCACTCGACGAGACATCGACATTGATGAATACGTCATGCCTCTAGAGGTGGAGAAGCATCGGAGCATCCACCGAGGCGCGAACGGGGGTCCATGGAACGCGGCATGGGCCCAGTTCATCAACCAGCACATCCTCAAGCCACCATCAAAGGAAGAGATTTACCGGCATGCGGGACAGCTCATCTACGAGTTCCAGCTGTTTGGCCCGGTTATGCCGTACTCGAAGCAGCCGCCACTGTTGCCTCCGGGTTATTGA
- a CDS encoding acetoacetate decarboxylase family protein — protein MFRVPQRIKQQTGRFSRVDGIPYELPINSRASPALMAAFTIDAGAAAQLLPGNEVHPLRLWGNKAALFVTVIDYRDTDIGPYIEFSIAIPCTHGARPAPTVLPLLFQKHYGVGQYVVDLPVSTEISVKGGKGIWGMPKHQANLDFRIGAQTISSQYDKDGQLAVRIEIDRPGKAWLPLRASGANYCQFRGMLMKSFIYFRGKFAFRLGKKASARLTMGEHPRVQPLKKLGISQEPFFVGFLPSSSGELDDHFECWFLSSPSLPPPQPEGLESVVSLGLSQQWLAPPAAAGRQSTLSPGTPAMTDGSEHVPETEASEKEEPRRPDTLTDDAGMGAHP, from the coding sequence ATGTTCAGGGTACCCCAACGCATCAAGCAGCAGACGGGACGCTTCTCGAGGGTGGATGGCATCCCCTACGAGCTGCCCATCAACTCCCGGGCCTCTCCGGCGCTGATGGCGGCGTTCACGATCGACGCCGGAGCGGCCGCCCAGCTGCTCCCGGGGAACGAGGTGCACCCGCTGCGGCTGTGGGGGAACAAGGCCGCGCTGTTCGTCACGGTGATTGACTACCGGGACACAGACATCGGGCCCTACATCGAGTTCAGCATCGCCATCCCGTGCACCCACGGCGCCAGGCCCGCGCCCACGGTGCTGCCGTTGCTGTTCCAGAAACACTACGGCGTGGGCCAGTACGTGGTGGACCTGCCGGTGAGCACGGAGATCTCCGTGAAGGGCGGCAAGGGCATCTGGGGCATGCCCAAGCACCAGGCGAACCTGGACTTCCGCATCGGAGCCCAGACCATCAGCAGCCAATACGACAAGGATGGTCAGCTGGCGGTGCGCATCGAGATCGATCGGCCCGGAAAGGCGTGGCTCCCGCTGCGAGCCAGCGGCGCCAACTACTGCCAGTTCCGCGGCATGCTGATGAAGTCCTTCATCTACTTCCGAGGGAAATTCGCCTTCCGGCTCGGGAAGAAGGCCTCGGCGCGGCTCACGATGGGGGAGCACCCGCGCGTGCAGCCGCTGAAGAAGCTCGGCATCTCCCAGGAGCCGTTCTTCGTAGGCTTCCTCCCGTCCTCGAGCGGCGAGCTGGATGACCACTTCGAGTGCTGGTTCCTCAGCTCTCCCAGCCTCCCGCCCCCCCAGCCCGAGGGCCTGGAGAGCGTGGTGAGCCTCGGGCTGAGCCAACAGTGGCTGGCGCCTCCGGCCGCTGCGGGCCGGCAGTCCACGCTTTCCCCCGGGACTCCCGCCATGACGGATGGCTCGGAGCACGTCCCCGAAACCGAGGCCTCCGAGAAGGAAGAGCCGCGCCGGCCAGACACGCTCACGGACGACGCCGGAATGGGAGCGCACCCATGA